A window from Capricornis sumatraensis isolate serow.1 chromosome 5, serow.2, whole genome shotgun sequence encodes these proteins:
- the TES gene encoding testin isoform X2, whose amino-acid sequence MGLGHEQGFGAPCLKCKEKCEGFELHFWRKICRNCKCGQEEHDVLLSNEEDRKVGKLFEDTKYTTLIAKLKSDGIPMYKRNVMILTNPVAAKKNVSINTVTYEWAPPVQNQALARQYMQMLPKEKQPVAGSEGAQYRKKQLAKQLPAHDQDPSKCHELSPKEVKEMEQFVKKYKSEALGVGDVKLPRDMNTQGPNKIYIPGGDRSTTTAVGAMEDKSAEHKRTQYSCYCCKLSMKEGDPAIYAERAGYDKLWHPACFVCSTCHELLVDMIYFWKNGKLYCGRHYCDSEKPRCAGCDELIFSNEYTQAENQNWHLKHFCCFDCDNILAGEIYVMVNDKPVCKPCYVKNHAVVCQGCHNAIDPEVQRVTYNNFSWHASTECFLCSCCSKCLIGQKFMPVEGMVFCSVECKKMMS is encoded by the exons aaaaatatgtCGTAACTGCAAGTGTGGCCAAGAAGAGCATGATGTCCTCTTGAGCAATGAAGAGGATAGAAAAGTGGGGAAACTTTTTGAAGACACCAAGTACACCACCCTGATTGCAAAGCTAAAATCAGATGGAATTCCCATGTATAAACGCAATGTTATGATACTGACCAATCCAGTTGCTGCCAAGAAGAATGTCTCCATCAATACAGTTACCTACGAATGGGCTCCTCCTGTCCAGAATCAGGCACTG GCCAGGCAGTACATGCAAATGCTGCCCAAAGAGAAGCAGCCAGTGGCAGGCTCAGAGGGGGCACAGTACCGGAAGAAGCAGTTGGCAAAGCAACTCCCTGCCCATGACCAGGACCCTTCAAAATGCCATGAGTTATCTCCCAAAGAGGTGAAGGAGATGGAGCAGTTTGTGAAGAAATACAAGAGCGAGGCTCTGGGCGTAGGAGATGTCAAACTCCCCCGTGACATGAACACTCAAGGCCCCAACAAAATATACATTCCTGGAGGGGACAGAAGCACCACGACAGCGGTAGGGGCCATGGAGGACAAATCAGCGGAACACAAAAGAACTCAGTAT TCCTGCTACTGCTGCAAACTGAGTATGAAGGAGGGAGACCCAGCCATCTATGCTGAAAGGGCCGGATACGATAAACTGTGGCACCCAGCTTGTTTCGTCTGCAGTACCTGCCATGAACTCCTGGTCGACATGATTTATTTCTGGAAGAATGGCAAGCTGTATTGTGGCAGACATTACTGTGACAGTGAGAAGCCCCGGTGTGCTGGCTGTGATGAG CTGATATTCAGTAACGAGTATACCCAGGCAGAAAACCAAAACTGGCATCTGAAACACTTCTGCTGCTTTGACTGTGACAACATCCTAGCTGGGGAAATATACGTGATGGTCAATGACAAGCCTGTGTGCAAACCCTGTTATGTGAAGAACCACGCTGTG GTATGTCAAGGATGCCACAATGCCATTGATCCCGAAGTGCAGCGGGTGACCTATAACAACTTTAGCTGGCATGCGTCCACAGAGTGCTTTCTGTGCTCCTGCTGCAGCAAGTGTCTCATTGGGCAGAAGTTCATGCCCGTAGAAGGGATGGTTTTCTGCTCAGTGGAGTGTAAGAAGATGATGTCTTAA
- the TES gene encoding testin isoform X1 yields the protein MDLEAKVKKMGLGHEQGFGAPCLKCKEKCEGFELHFWRKICRNCKCGQEEHDVLLSNEEDRKVGKLFEDTKYTTLIAKLKSDGIPMYKRNVMILTNPVAAKKNVSINTVTYEWAPPVQNQALARQYMQMLPKEKQPVAGSEGAQYRKKQLAKQLPAHDQDPSKCHELSPKEVKEMEQFVKKYKSEALGVGDVKLPRDMNTQGPNKIYIPGGDRSTTTAVGAMEDKSAEHKRTQYSCYCCKLSMKEGDPAIYAERAGYDKLWHPACFVCSTCHELLVDMIYFWKNGKLYCGRHYCDSEKPRCAGCDELIFSNEYTQAENQNWHLKHFCCFDCDNILAGEIYVMVNDKPVCKPCYVKNHAVVCQGCHNAIDPEVQRVTYNNFSWHASTECFLCSCCSKCLIGQKFMPVEGMVFCSVECKKMMS from the exons aaaaatatgtCGTAACTGCAAGTGTGGCCAAGAAGAGCATGATGTCCTCTTGAGCAATGAAGAGGATAGAAAAGTGGGGAAACTTTTTGAAGACACCAAGTACACCACCCTGATTGCAAAGCTAAAATCAGATGGAATTCCCATGTATAAACGCAATGTTATGATACTGACCAATCCAGTTGCTGCCAAGAAGAATGTCTCCATCAATACAGTTACCTACGAATGGGCTCCTCCTGTCCAGAATCAGGCACTG GCCAGGCAGTACATGCAAATGCTGCCCAAAGAGAAGCAGCCAGTGGCAGGCTCAGAGGGGGCACAGTACCGGAAGAAGCAGTTGGCAAAGCAACTCCCTGCCCATGACCAGGACCCTTCAAAATGCCATGAGTTATCTCCCAAAGAGGTGAAGGAGATGGAGCAGTTTGTGAAGAAATACAAGAGCGAGGCTCTGGGCGTAGGAGATGTCAAACTCCCCCGTGACATGAACACTCAAGGCCCCAACAAAATATACATTCCTGGAGGGGACAGAAGCACCACGACAGCGGTAGGGGCCATGGAGGACAAATCAGCGGAACACAAAAGAACTCAGTAT TCCTGCTACTGCTGCAAACTGAGTATGAAGGAGGGAGACCCAGCCATCTATGCTGAAAGGGCCGGATACGATAAACTGTGGCACCCAGCTTGTTTCGTCTGCAGTACCTGCCATGAACTCCTGGTCGACATGATTTATTTCTGGAAGAATGGCAAGCTGTATTGTGGCAGACATTACTGTGACAGTGAGAAGCCCCGGTGTGCTGGCTGTGATGAG CTGATATTCAGTAACGAGTATACCCAGGCAGAAAACCAAAACTGGCATCTGAAACACTTCTGCTGCTTTGACTGTGACAACATCCTAGCTGGGGAAATATACGTGATGGTCAATGACAAGCCTGTGTGCAAACCCTGTTATGTGAAGAACCACGCTGTG GTATGTCAAGGATGCCACAATGCCATTGATCCCGAAGTGCAGCGGGTGACCTATAACAACTTTAGCTGGCATGCGTCCACAGAGTGCTTTCTGTGCTCCTGCTGCAGCAAGTGTCTCATTGGGCAGAAGTTCATGCCCGTAGAAGGGATGGTTTTCTGCTCAGTGGAGTGTAAGAAGATGATGTCTTAA